The genomic region GTGCCTGCTATGTTCCATACTTGGGATAGGGTTGTAGGCATTTCAGATTACGCTTTTAAAGATGACATTGTTAAAGCCACTCTCAAAGATCCTAAACGCATTAAACCCATGAGCAGCGATCATGTGGCGGCGTTGAATGTGGAGCTTTTAAAAAAACTTAGCCCTGATCTTGTGGTAACCTTTGTGGGTAACCCTAAAGCGGTAGAGCATGCGAAAAAATTTGGTATATCATTCCTTTCTTTCCAAGAAAAAACCATTGCAGAAGTCATGGAAGATATTGACGCTCAAGCTAAAGCCTTAGAAGTTGACGCTTCTAAAAAACTGGCCAAAATGCAAGAAACTTTGGACTTCATTGCTGAGCGTTTGAAAGGCGTTAAAAAGAAAAAGGGCGTGGAGCTTTTCCATAAAGCCAATAAAATCAGCGGCCATCAAGCCCTTGATTCAGATATTTTAGAAAAAGGAGGCATAGACAATTTTGGCTTGAAATACGTTAAGTTTGGGCGCGCTGACATTAGCGTGGAAAAAATCGTTAAAGAAAACCCTGAGATTATCTTTATTTGGTGGATAAGCCCACTCACACCTGAAGACGTGTTAAACAACCCTAAATTTACTACTATTAAGGCCATCAAAAACAAGCAAGTTTATAAACTCCCCACAATGGATATTGGCGGCCCTAGAGCCCCACTCATTAGCTTGTATATCGCTTTAAAAGCCCATCCTGAAGCCTTTAAGGGCGTGGATATTAATGCGATGGTGAAAGATTATTATAAGGTGGTTTTTGATTTGAATGACGCAGAAGTTGAACCCTTTTTATGGCACTGATTTTAAAAAAGGGCTGATATTTTTTAGCCTTTCGTGTATCGCGCTAGGCTTAGAACAAGCCTTGTAGCTAAAATTTTCTTCCATATTTTTATCTTAATCTTTATCTTTTAAGATTTTGTGAAAAAAAGTTTCATTTTTACTGCTTGTATTTCCTTGAATAGTGTTATAATCGCTTTATAAATCATATTTTTATCTTATCTTTAACTTTTAAGATTTTATGAAAAATAGTTTCATTTTTACTATTGTTATTTTCTTAGTAATGTTATAATCGCTTTATAAATCATACAAAAAGGATCGTTATGTTAGTTACTCGCTTTAAAAAAGCTTTCATTTCTTATTCTTTAGGTGCACTTGTCGCTTCATTATTATTGAATGTGTGCAACGCTTCAGCACAAGAAGTCAAAGTCAAGGATTATTTCGGGGAGCAAAATATAAAGCTTCCTGTTTCTAAAATAGCCTATATAGGGAGTTATGTAGAAGTGCCTGCTATGCTTAATGTTTGGAATAGGGTTGTAGGCGTTTCGGATTACGCTTTTAAGGATGACATTGTTAAAGCCACTCTCAAAGGCGAAGATCTTAAACGCGTCAAACACATGAGCACTGATCATACAGCCGCACTAAATGTAGAGCTTTTAAAAAAACTTGGCCCTGATCTTGTGGTAACCTTTGTGGGCAACCCTAAAGCAGTAGAGCATGCGAAAAAATTTGGTATATCATTCCTTTCTTTCCAAGAGACAACGATTGCAGAGGCCATGCAGGCCATGCAAGCTCAAGCTGCGGTCTTAGAAATTGACGCTTCTAAAAAATTCGCCAAAATGCAAGAAACTTTGGATTTTATTGCTGAGCGTTTGAAAGGCGTTAAAAAGAAAAAGGGCGTGGAGCTTTTCCATAAAGCCAATAAGATTAGCGGCCATCAGGCCATTAGCTCAGACATTTTAGAAAAAGGGGGCATAGACAATTTTGGCTTGAAATACGTCAAATTCGGGCGCGCTGACATTAGCGTGGAAAAAATCGTTAAAGAAAACCCTGAAATCATTTTCATTTGGTGGGTAAGCCCACTCACGCCTGAAGACGTGTTAAACAACCCCAAATTTTCCACTATCAAGGCCATTAAAAACAAGCAAGTTTATAAACTCCCCACAATGGATATTGGCGGTCCTAGAGCCCCACTCATAAGCTTGTATATCGCTTTAAAAGCCCACCCTGAAGCCTTTAAGGGCGTGGATATTAATGCGATGGTGAAAGATTATTATAAGGTGGTTTTTGATTTGAATGATGCAGAAATTGAGCCATTCTTATGGCATTAATTTTTAAAAAGGGCGATATTTTTTAGCCCTTCGTGTATCGCGCTAGGCTTAGAACAAGCCCTATAGCGATGCAATTCGCTAAAAGCGAACTCCCTCCATAGCTCAAAAACGGCACCGCTAGACCTTTAACCGGAAAAATCCCGCCCACCCCAAAGGCGTTGATCACCAAAGAAAAACTGATGAGCAACACCACGCCCACGCAAAATAGCGAATATTTTGGCTCTTTCAAGCGGTTAGCGATCCTAAAAATCAAAACAATCAAAACAGAAAACAAAATAAAACAAACGCATAACCCCAAAAAACCCCATTCTTCGGCGATCCCAGCTAAGACCATGT from Helicobacter pylori harbors:
- a CDS encoding ABC transporter substrate-binding protein, translating into MLVTRFKKAFISYSLGALVASLLLNVCNASAQEVKVKDYFGEQNIKLPVSKIAYIGSYVEVPAMLNVWNRVVGVSDYAFKDDIVKATLKGEDLKRVKHMSTDHTAALNVELLKKLGPDLVVTFVGNPKAVEHAKKFGISFLSFQETTIAEAMQAMQAQAAVLEIDASKKFAKMQETLDFIAERLKGVKKKKGVELFHKANKISGHQAISSDILEKGGIDNFGLKYVKFGRADISVEKIVKENPEIIFIWWVSPLTPEDVLNNPKFSTIKAIKNKQVYKLPTMDIGGPRAPLISLYIALKAHPEAFKGVDINAMVKDYYKVVFDLNDAEIEPFLWH
- a CDS encoding ABC transporter substrate-binding protein → MLIARFKKALISYSLGVLVVSSLWLNVANASVQEVKVKDYFGDQAIKLPVSKIIYLGSFAEVPAMFHTWDRVVGISDYAFKDDIVKATLKDPKRIKPMSSDHVAALNVELLKKLSPDLVVTFVGNPKAVEHAKKFGISFLSFQEKTIAEVMEDIDAQAKALEVDASKKLAKMQETLDFIAERLKGVKKKKGVELFHKANKISGHQALDSDILEKGGIDNFGLKYVKFGRADISVEKIVKENPEIIFIWWISPLTPEDVLNNPKFTTIKAIKNKQVYKLPTMDIGGPRAPLISLYIALKAHPEAFKGVDINAMVKDYYKVVFDLNDAEVEPFLWH